CTTTCTTGTCGCGATTGCTCGTTTTTACCTCATGCAATTGTCTTTATGATTACATCATTTACTTTAAAGTATCTAACTAAATTATTTTGTAGTTGCCATTAAATAGACACTTTATTTCTTACTATCTATCTTTACAATTTAGACATTTCGAAGTAAGATGTTCTTCATGTCCTTAAAAAGAGGTGGATAAATTGGATATAAAAAATGACATCACTATTGATATGTTATTAGACATCTATTATGAGGTTTCTAAGAAAATGTCGAGCCAACGAGCAAAAGCATTGGCTGAACACTTAAGAAAAATTGATCTAACGCTCAACCAATATTTAATTTTAAGTATTATTGAACATGATGGTGCTTGCTTATCAATCCATTTGGCAGAGAAATTAAGATTAAAAGCAGCATCCATTACGTATTTAGTTGACTCATTAGAAAAGAGAGGATTGGTCAAACGAGTTGACAATCCTGAAGATCGGAGAAGTCATTATATTAATTTAACGGACGAAGGGATAAAAGTTATGTCTTTTCCAATGAAAGACAATGTTATTACTCAATTTTTTAAAAAAATGGACCAAGATGAGTTAGAAATGTTCTATTTCATGTTGCGTTTGTTAAATAGGAAAATTACTTAATATTTATTATTATTTAGATAGGAATGTGAGATTTTGAAAACATTATTAAAAGTAAAATTTGCGTGGTTTCCCGTTTGGTCTACTGCTTTACTTATGCTAAGCATGATCAGTATTTATTTACCTGTGTTTGGTGGAAATGAACAAAAAATGACCAATTTCCCGCTCATCATTGTGAGTGAGGATGAAGAATTTGCATCCTCCGATTTGGGAAAAGCAATGATAAATAACTTAACGGAACAACAGGATGGCCATTCTATTCAATGGAAGATTGAATCAAGTGAAAAAAATGCTGTTCAAGCAATTAAAGAAAATAAAGCCTACGGGGCACTGGTAATTCCAACAGATTTTTCTCAATCACTTTCTATCTTAAAAAGTGATTTAATGGCAGAACAAACAGAAGGAAAACCTGCCGAGATGAAGATTCTGATTAATGAAGGTGGAGGACAGATGGCTACATCTATTGCAGCTAATGTACTTGAGTCTATCGCTTCTTCTACATCATCCGCTATAAGTGTTAATTTAAAAGAGACTATGGTACAAGAGGGTTTACACGTTTCCCCACTCGTAACCTCATTATTAGATGACCCCATCCAATATTCATCTTCCAATGTTCTGGGATTGTCTACTAATCTTAATAAAGGGATGACTCCCTTCATGATGGTACTCATCACTTCGATTACAGGACTTATGGGTGCACAAATGATTCAAGGTTATTTAGGCGGTATAAGTGAAGGATTTAGAAAAAAAGGGTATCCAATAAGTGGTTCAACATTACTTCTTACTGAAATGCTTCTTGGTATATTATTAGCGCTCCTTGTATCTTCCATTTTACAGTTAGCGGTATTTGGGATCTTTGGTAGTGCTCACTCAACGAGTATTTGGAAAATTTTCTTCTTTACACTTCTATGTAGTATAACCATGTTCTTTCTGTTTAAAATGATTGGCTTACTGTTCGGTAAATGGGGTATGCTTGTCATGTTCCCTATTAATATTTTAGGAATATTTGCAAGCGGAGGTGCCATTCCACTTGCTAACTTACCGGCATTCCACCATTTTTTCAGCCTTTTCTTACCGACTCGTTATATGCTTGATGGAATGAGATCGTTGCTTTTTTATGATGGCAACATGCAATCTGGACTTGGCACTGCATTATGGGTGATTTCAGTCTATTTGGTAGCATTCCTTGCTGTGTGTATGATCTTTCTTATTCGTACAACTAAAAAAGAAAGTCCTTCCAAAGCGCGCTCTTTAGACGAGCAAGCTGATCCAACGGTCGCTTTATAATTTAAATAGCTGTTTCTAAATGATTAGCTCCATACAATCATTTGGAAACAGCTTTCTTTTTATTCATTTCCGCATTCTATAGCATTTTTCTATTAGAATCGAGTAACCACTCCAGCTTACGATCCGTGCGTAGTAGGACTTGTTTGATTTGCTTGATTTGTTCTTCTTTTTTTAGCATCTCATTGTACTTGTTTTGAAACATCTTTTTTAATAGTAAAGTTTTCTCTATTTCCTCTTTCGTCAATGTTTTATCTTTATCCATATTTTGAGACCAGTCAAAAAGCATTTTTATTTCCAGTAAAGAAAAGCCGTTTTGCTTTAGTTTGACTATGGTCTCCATTTTAATGATATCTTCTTCGTTGTACGATCGTTGTTTGTTGTGTATTTCCGGCTGGAGTAATTCTTTTTTTTCATAATAACGAATCGTATCTTTACTTAGTCCTGTGCGTTCTGCAATTTCTCCTATTTTCATTGAAATCACCTACTATTTTATTAATATAAATACAAATACTAAAAGTACGAGATGAAAGTTCAATCGAATGATGTGATGACTATACGTAAGCTTTCCATTTTTCAGCATACCCTCTGCAATTGCCAGTATATGCAACACAATAAATAGTACGATCAATGAAACAAACATCATATTTTTATTCAGCAGAAATAACGTAACCAACATTCCCATTGCAACGATAACAAATAAAAGCGAGCGAATTTGAAAACCTGTTTCTTTCCATTGTACTATTCCCGCTACTCCGGTTAGTATTGCATACAAACTTATAAGTACATAAGTGATCACTGTCATGTTCAACACTCCTATCTTTTTATATAGCATAAAAGATGGAGTACACTCCATGTCAAGAGTTTAGATAAAAAAAGAAGACTCATATTGTTAGCTGGTCTGCTCCTTTATTTATGAACGATTCAATTAGAACTCTAAAAATAAGTTCAACACTTATTCATTTTTCTTTATCAGCCACAACATTTCTTGAATTTTTTTCCACTTCCACAAGGACAAGGATCGTTTCTACCTATTTTTTCAGAGACAGCCGGTGCGAATTTTTTTATCGTTTCCTTAATATAAGCTTCGTTCTCGAGTGCAAATTTTTTCCAGTCTTCCATATCTGGGTGGGTACGCCCCATAACTTTATAAAAACTATATAATGTGTGCTCTAGCTCGATCATTCCTCCATAATATTCCTTGTTCCAAAAGTCCTCCATCAGAGGAAATGCTTTATCTGAAAGATGCGCTGCAAGGTTTTCAATGACTAGTTCTTTTCCAGACTCGTCTAACTTTGGATAGCAATTCACTAATACTTCTTCAGCACTTTTTGTTTTTGTTTCTTTCAAGATTCCCAGTGCGAATATATACTTGTCGTCGTTCATTGCATATGGGGCTACTGCGTATACAACTTCATCTGATTGAAACTTACTTAATGCCTCTGCCACTTCTTCTAACAAAATATCTTCATCACGTTCAAGCAAACTTGCAAGGGTCGGAATATGCTCAGTTAATTGTAAAATACCTACTGCTCGTACTCCTAAAATACCATAAATGGAAAACCACTCGTCTTCCAATTCGTTTTTTAGGATAACGTCAACTTCCCCCGCGTTATAAGAGCCCTTTCCTATAAGCACATCTTGCATTTTTTTCGCTTTTTGGAACTCAAGTGCATTAAAGGTATCTCCTTCGATGTTTTTAACCATCTCCATATACGTATCCCAAAGTGTGTCTTCATCAGCCGATAATAATAATTGGCAAAACGAGTTGTATTCCTCGCCGATATATGGATTAAATTTTTCTTTATTCTCCACGATTAATTGTGCAGGTAAATGCATTACGTATTGTAGTACCAAATGCCGATGTGATGTTGGTACTTTTTCGAGTAGCTCTAGTATGATTGGCAAAGAGTCTTCATTAACATTTTTCTCCTGCCCCCATATTAATAGGAAGTTTCTTTCTTCCTCTTCTGCATGAAGTGCATTTGTTAGTTGCTGATTGACTGCTTCGACTGGGGTATACGGGAACTCGTGCAATGCGTAAGCTGCAAACTTTCTTACCAATTCCTCTTCGTCATTTATATATGGTGTGACTTTGTTTAAAAACGTTTTTTGCATAATTTATTTCCCCCACTCTATCTAATTTCCTTAGTATAACAAATGTTACAAGTGCCAGGCACCTGTAACATTGTTTTTTGCTTTAAAACATAAAACAAGCTCCTAACAATAATGCTAGGAGCACATGTCATTCACTTATAGGTACATAACCAACTTTTTCAACTAATCCTTGGCCTTGTGGTGACAAGACCCATTCGATTAATTTCTCCACATTCGGATTTTCTGTTCCGGCAGTAACAATATAAAACTCAGCAGTAATAGGATAAGTACCAGACCGAATAGTTTCTTTCGTTGGTGCAACGCCTTCTATTTCTAATAATTTTATTTGATTGTTTTTCACCATTTCTGTGGAATAAAATCGAAATGTATAGCCGATTGCATTATTATAGTTTTTATACTTGGATACTTCATTAATAATACCACCCATACCTGTCGCAACGTCCTCCAAAGGTGCATCCATGATTGGTGTCGTTCTCATTAAGTGTTCAAGTGCTGTCTGACTTCCGCTATCGGCAGGACGCTGAAATGCGCGGATAGCATTATCCTTGCCTCCTACTTCTTTCCAATTCGTCACTCTGCCAGAGTATATTGCCTTTATTTGCTCAATAGCAAGTCCGTCAATGGGATTCTTTTGATTGACAAAAAAGACAAATGCTTCTCGACCAATCGGCGTCATTTTGAGATCCAAATCTTTTTGTTCAGCCGTTTTCTTCTGTGCCTCGGAAGGTGCAGCAGCGAAAATCATATCTACTTTGCCATTGAATAGATTGCTGTATGCATCTGGTGTTGTATTAACCATCACTTCACTGTCGTAAGGTGAATAGTAATTTTTAGGATAAGTTGCTTCTACAAATGATGCATATAACGGATACAGTGCCGTTGCACCATCCATCTTCGGCAAATTATCTCTTAGCTGCATTGTCGCTTGTTCGTCTAAAATAGAAACCCCATGTGAATTTGTAAACGGTTCGAATTCATATGTATTGACCTCAGCACCAACAGTAGGAATTCGATTCTTATATTCATGCTGAATCGGTGAGATCGCACTCACTAAAATAGCAACTCCTGCAATGGCACAAAACATCCTCTTCCGCTTCTTCGTTTTGAAAAAATGGAAAAGGGTTAATACATTAAAGACATATAACACTATCGCACTTGTAATGATCAATGCAACATAATATATTTTTCCTGTTAAAAGAATAACAAATAGAATTACTACAGTGATGAAAAACATGCCAAACAGTCCAAAAATGGCATATAAGATTGGTGTCACTAGCGACTTCTTCTCCAATTTACCCCCCCCTTACTTAGGAATTCTATATGTAGGAGGGTAAATCCTTTTATAACCTTATAGAGTACATGCATTTAGTATTGCTCTCACTTTTTCTACGTGAATATCCGTTAAATCTGCTATTACTTCTACAGACTTTCCTTTAAGAAACATATGAAGAACAATTTACTCTTAATTTTGATATGTACTTATTTCTATGTCTAGTTCCATCCCTCTTCAACCTCTAATAATTATGCGTCTTTTCCTTTTGAATCTAGCCTCTCAAATGGATTTTCCGTGCGATGGTAAGGGTTCTGGTTTCATTAATTAATATACTACTCAAAAAGTTTATTATTGACTACATAGGGAAATGAATACTATATTAATTATTTGTTATTTTAAAATAATGTTGCCATTGTCTTTTATTTGTCGTTTAATTATCTAGTTCTAAAATAATATAAAAGGAATGTGATGAATGAAGAAGATTATTACTAGCCTGACTTTGACTATGCTAGTCGGAATGTCGTTAGTGGCGTGTACCCCAAAAGAAGAATCTACAAGTGTGAATAAAGGAAATACCCAAGAGGAAGAAGTCTCTACTATTGAGGATGCAGATAGCAATTATCTTTCTGCAGTAGACGTGGACTATGCATATAATTTCACAAAAAGTCTCGAAGAATTTAAATCGAATGAGAAGCTTGGTTATCGCACCGCTGGGTCAGTAGCAGAGTTTAAAACTGGTGAAAAAATTGGAAGCGAAATGAAGAAAATTGGACTTACTGAAGTGACAAAAGATGAGTTCAAAGTGGACTCATGGGAATTCGAAAAAGCTGATTTAACTTTTACAGATGAAAACGGTAAAGAACAACTTGCTGTTTTAGGTGGATACCAAGTTAATTTTGATACTAATGGCGTTAAGGAACTGGATGTTGTCTATGCTGGAAAAGGAACAGCAGATGATCTTGCAGGATTGGATGTTAAAGGTAAGCTTGTATTAATAGATATTAATCAACGCGAAGAATGGTGGATTAACTATCCTGCTTATCAAGCCCATTTAAAAGGGGCAGCTGCCGTAATCGCTGTTCAAGAAGCTGGGTATGCAGAAGTTGACCCGGATGCATTAAATGCACAAGATATATGTGGACCAGACGATGCTCCTGCTTTTTCTATGTCCCAAACGGACGTAAAGAGTTTAAAGAAAGCACTAGAAGCAAGTAAAAATAAGCTTAAAGTGAAGTTCGATGCGAAATCTACTGTGAAAATGGATGGCAAATCGTTTAACTACTACGGTAAAATTATCGGAAAAGACCCGGAATCATATATCATACTATCTGCTCACTACGATTCATATTTTTCTGGATTCGAAGATGATAACGCAGCGATTGGGTTATTGATGGGAGTAGCAAAAGGATTAGTAGATAGCGGATACCAACCAGAAAAAACAATTATTTTCAATGCTCTTGCTGCGGAAGAATGGGGCGTTTCAAACTCTCGTTACGACTGGTCAACAGGCGCATACAACCAAATTTTCAAGGTGCATCCTGAATGGGTTGGAAAAGCCTTTGCCAATATGAACTTCGAACTTCCTGCTTATGAACATACAACACAAGATGAAATTCGTTCCGTTTATGAATTAAATAACTATTTAACAAAGTTTGCAAAAAAAGTACCAAGCATAGATGGAGTATATAAAGATGGCATTTCTATCGTTTCTCCACTGCGTACTTGGTCAGATGACTTCTCATTTGGTATTGCAGGTGTTCCTGCACTTCGTAACGATTTCCAAGATAGTGAGTTTATGCATTCACATTATCACTCTCAATTTGATAATGAAGGCCCTTATAATATGAATGCCTACAAATTCCATTTAAACTTATATGGTTTACTAGCAATGCATTATGATGAAACAGCTGTCGTTCCACTTGATTTTACTACTCGCTTAAGTGCAATGAAAGAAGACATTAATGCAGAAGTATTTAAACAAGCTGGCGTGTCATCGGACAAACTATTTAGTAATATTGACAGCGCAATTGCAACTGCAGAAGAAGTAAATGCAAAAGTCATGAAAGTGAATGAAGATTACTTAGATGCTCTAACTGATGGCAATACTGATTCAGTTAAAAAGTTTTATGAAGAAAGTCGTGAGTTAAACAGTGGATTACTTGCTGCATTTAAATATGCAGAAGATCAATTTGTTCGTTTAACTTGGGAAGACGAACAAATTTTCCCTCACAAACATGCACAAACTAACATTGAAAACTTGTCATTATCAATCGATGCACTAGAAAAAGGCGATATTGCTACTCCTCTAGACGATTACTTGTTTACAATCGATAACAACTGGTACGCATATTACTTCGATAAAGAAGTATACAACTATTTTACGGACTATGTTCTAAAAGCTCCAAAAGAAAAACTTATGTGGGGTGCGGACAGAATCATGGGTCACGAAGACTTATTTGACACAATCAAATCATTAAAAGAAAAAAGAGAACAAACTGGTGTGGATGTGTCTGCAGAGCTTGCAACACTGAATAGCGCACTAGTAAATGAAAAAGAACTGTTGAAAACGACAGTTGCCGAAGAAACAGCTAGCGTGAACAAGCTTGGTAAGATGTTGGCTGAGTTGAAATAACATAAACACAAATTAAGCTGTCCAAAGTGTCATTTTGACCTAGGGACAGCTTTTTGTATTAGTTTGTGGTAATTATAGCTGTCTTAGTATTGATCCTTCTAAAAATGCTTGAATATCTTCAACTGTTTCTCTGTAATACGTACTATAATTTTGTTCGCTCACATAACCAAGATGTGGTGTTGCAAGGATATTGGGAAGCATGCGGAATGGATGACTTTCTGGAAGTGGCTCCATGTCAAACACATCGATCCCTGCTCCAGCTATCCAATTTTCGCGTAGTGCTTCTATTAGTGCTTCTTGGTCAAGAATAGCGGCACGTGATGTATTAATCAGGTATGCTGAAGGTTTCATAAGCTTCAATTCATTTGTGCCGATTAATCCTCTAGTTCTATCACTCAGCACAAGATGAATAGAAACAAAGTCACACGTTTCAAGTAATTCTTCTTTAGTCAATGCTAGCTGCACACCACATTTATCGGTTTGTTCCTTCGTTAAGTTTTGACTCCATGCAACAACTTCCATACCAAATGCCTTAGCAATTACTGCCATTCGACTTCCTATTTTGCCAAGACCTATTAGACCAAGACGTTTGCCATACAGATCTGTCCCTATAGTACTTTGCCAAGGTCCATTGTTTCTAAGCTCATTGTTTTCTTTCGTAATCTTGCGAGCAACATTTAATAGTAACGCCCAGGTTAACTCTGTTGGTGGCTCTGACATACTCGCAGTTCCACAGACAGTTACTCCGTATTTTTTCGCAGCAATAAGATCAATTGATGCATTTCTCATGCCGGATGTTACAAGTAATTTTAGTTTTGGTAGTTTCTCAAAAAGAGATGCAGTAAAGGGAGTTCGTTCACGCATAATGACTATGATGTCAAAATCGCTAATTATCTCTATCAATTGATCCTCACTTTTAAAATGTTGACAAAAAGTTTGCACTTCAACCATATCCAGTATTCGGGACCAATCAGCCAATCTAAGTGCTGCATTTTGATAATCATCTAGTATTGCACATCTCATTTTCATCCTTCATTCTCCCTTCACTTTTTTACTTCAAATAATCCACCAAAATTTGAACGATTAATAAAATAGTAACCAATCTTAGCAATGGTTTTACTTGTTCTGATTTTAATTTGCGAGCTAATCGAACCCCAAGCTGCGCACCTACAATTGCACCAAGCATTAATGCAATGGTGAGTGGCCAGATAATTTTCCCTGTCGAGATATAAGTGATAGATGCCCCAAAACAACTAGCAAAAACACCGATTCTGGCTAAACCAACTGCTCGAATATAAGCTATTTTTTGACTCGCATATAAGTAGAGAGCTAACGTGCTGCTCCCCGGTCCAAACATACCGTCGTACATTCCAATTCCAAGTAGTGCAGGTGCTATTTTTTTATTTAAACGAAAGTCTTCTGTCCCATCAAAGTTTCCCTTTCCCATAAAAGAAGTGATAAACGCAAAGCTTAGTAACACGATGGCAATGATAGTTAGTGTATCACCACTTAAAAAGGATGCGATTAGACCACCTAAAATACCTCCCCCTAAGCAAAATGCAAGAACAGACAATGCCTCTTTCACCGAAACCTCTTTCCCTTTAAAAATAACGAGAAAGCTAGATAGCGAGCTAACTGTATTGGATACTTTGTTCGCACCAATTGCTGAGTGCACGGGTAGCCCCATAAGAAGCATCGTTGGTAAGCTAATGAGTCCTCCGCCTCCGACTAATGTTCCGACTACATTGCCTACAACTCCGACAATAAAAAAGAGGATGAATTCCATAATAAAGCCTTCTTTCCATTCTTTCTAATCTAAGATTTAGCATACCTCTCCATTTATGATAAGTAAATTCAATAGTATTTATCATTTTACATTTGAAAAACTTATTAACTTTAGAAGGAAGAACTAATCCATAGGAGAAATAAGGCGTTCCATCACCACAGTATTCTGGCGTGAACGTAATGTATTTTCAGATGTAGCCTCTCTTTACTTTATTACAAATAATACTGATGGTCGGGGCACACTTAGCTAAGTCGATGACATTAAGTATTCCTTGATAGATGGATTTCCGATAACTGCAAACACATTGCGATTTGTGTACCTGATCTTCCTGTGAATCTTCTTCCTTCATCCATAAAACCTGATGTTAAATATACGGATTGCGCTACCTTATTTGCTTCGTTAACACCAAGTACTATTTGGCTAACTTGAGGAAAATGCTCCATTGTATATGTAACAAGTAGATCTAACGATGCCTTAGCAATTCCTTGACCTTGATAAGCTGGATGAATCGAATATCCACGAAGTAAAATGCTCTCTTGAATGTCTGTATAATGAAATTTATCTTCACCTATATCGAGCACGAAAAACCCTGCAACCACACTATTTTCTAATATAACTATTGGTGAATAGGTGGACGTGCTTTCACAGCATTCCAATAGTTCAAGTGGATGGCGAGTGAAGGATAGATGTTCCGCAGAAAGTGGATAATTCTCAAAAGCAGTTCTAAATTGCTTTTCACATGGTGCAAGTGTAATCATGAATAACTCCCCCTTTAAACCATATACTAGCATAGCAGATTTATAAGAAAAAGATGTGTCTCACTTATCTACTAAGTAAGGCACTTTTTTCAATTAAACTGTAATCCATCTTTATCTATAACATTCATATGTTTCGGTACTTTTAAGTATATATACATGTCTCCTCCCAACCAACTTAGTTCATAGTCTGACAAATACATCTCTTTAGAAAGTAATCCTAATTCATTGGAAAAGCTATAAAAAGTCACTTCTTTATTTTGGGGCTCCGTTATTACTAGATGATTATCCTCCCATTGAATTGTGGACATTGGAATTTTATCAGTCATATTCAATTCGTACCTAATTATATTTGTCCGATACACTTTACCTTCTACTAATTGTTCCTTTGAATCAGTCCATTCCACATGTACTTTGAGATTTAGTTTATATGACCCACGAAAAATTATTTCTAATGTGTCATCTTCTAATT
The nucleotide sequence above comes from Psychrobacillus glaciei. Encoded proteins:
- a CDS encoding D-2-hydroxyacid dehydrogenase family protein, which produces MKMRCAILDDYQNAALRLADWSRILDMVEVQTFCQHFKSEDQLIEIISDFDIIVIMRERTPFTASLFEKLPKLKLLVTSGMRNASIDLIAAKKYGVTVCGTASMSEPPTELTWALLLNVARKITKENNELRNNGPWQSTIGTDLYGKRLGLIGLGKIGSRMAVIAKAFGMEVVAWSQNLTKEQTDKCGVQLALTKEELLETCDFVSIHLVLSDRTRGLIGTNELKLMKPSAYLINTSRAAILDQEALIEALRENWIAGAGIDVFDMEPLPESHPFRMLPNILATPHLGYVSEQNYSTYYRETVEDIQAFLEGSILRQL
- a CDS encoding sulfite exporter TauE/SafE family protein, whose translation is MEFILFFIVGVVGNVVGTLVGGGGLISLPTMLLMGLPVHSAIGANKVSNTVSSLSSFLVIFKGKEVSVKEALSVLAFCLGGGILGGLIASFLSGDTLTIIAIVLLSFAFITSFMGKGNFDGTEDFRLNKKIAPALLGIGMYDGMFGPGSSTLALYLYASQKIAYIRAVGLARIGVFASCFGASITYISTGKIIWPLTIALMLGAIVGAQLGVRLARKLKSEQVKPLLRLVTILLIVQILVDYLK
- a CDS encoding SEC-C metal-binding domain-containing protein → MQKTFLNKVTPYINDEEELVRKFAAYALHEFPYTPVEAVNQQLTNALHAEEEERNFLLIWGQEKNVNEDSLPIILELLEKVPTSHRHLVLQYVMHLPAQLIVENKEKFNPYIGEEYNSFCQLLLSADEDTLWDTYMEMVKNIEGDTFNALEFQKAKKMQDVLIGKGSYNAGEVDVILKNELEDEWFSIYGILGVRAVGILQLTEHIPTLASLLERDEDILLEEVAEALSKFQSDEVVYAVAPYAMNDDKYIFALGILKETKTKSAEEVLVNCYPKLDESGKELVIENLAAHLSDKAFPLMEDFWNKEYYGGMIELEHTLYSFYKVMGRTHPDMEDWKKFALENEAYIKETIKKFAPAVSEKIGRNDPCPCGSGKKFKKCCG
- a CDS encoding M28 family peptidase → MKKIITSLTLTMLVGMSLVACTPKEESTSVNKGNTQEEEVSTIEDADSNYLSAVDVDYAYNFTKSLEEFKSNEKLGYRTAGSVAEFKTGEKIGSEMKKIGLTEVTKDEFKVDSWEFEKADLTFTDENGKEQLAVLGGYQVNFDTNGVKELDVVYAGKGTADDLAGLDVKGKLVLIDINQREEWWINYPAYQAHLKGAAAVIAVQEAGYAEVDPDALNAQDICGPDDAPAFSMSQTDVKSLKKALEASKNKLKVKFDAKSTVKMDGKSFNYYGKIIGKDPESYIILSAHYDSYFSGFEDDNAAIGLLMGVAKGLVDSGYQPEKTIIFNALAAEEWGVSNSRYDWSTGAYNQIFKVHPEWVGKAFANMNFELPAYEHTTQDEIRSVYELNNYLTKFAKKVPSIDGVYKDGISIVSPLRTWSDDFSFGIAGVPALRNDFQDSEFMHSHYHSQFDNEGPYNMNAYKFHLNLYGLLAMHYDETAVVPLDFTTRLSAMKEDINAEVFKQAGVSSDKLFSNIDSAIATAEEVNAKVMKVNEDYLDALTDGNTDSVKKFYEESRELNSGLLAAFKYAEDQFVRLTWEDEQIFPHKHAQTNIENLSLSIDALEKGDIATPLDDYLFTIDNNWYAYYFDKEVYNYFTDYVLKAPKEKLMWGADRIMGHEDLFDTIKSLKEKREQTGVDVSAELATLNSALVNEKELLKTTVAEETASVNKLGKMLAELK
- a CDS encoding GNAT family N-acetyltransferase, whose product is MITLAPCEKQFRTAFENYPLSAEHLSFTRHPLELLECCESTSTYSPIVILENSVVAGFFVLDIGEDKFHYTDIQESILLRGYSIHPAYQGQGIAKASLDLLVTYTMEHFPQVSQIVLGVNEANKVAQSVYLTSGFMDEGRRFTGRSGTQIAMCLQLSEIHLSRNT
- a CDS encoding MerR family transcriptional regulator translates to MKIGEIAERTGLSKDTIRYYEKKELLQPEIHNKQRSYNEEDIIKMETIVKLKQNGFSLLEIKMLFDWSQNMDKDKTLTKEEIEKTLLLKKMFQNKYNEMLKKEEQIKQIKQVLLRTDRKLEWLLDSNRKML
- a CDS encoding ABC transporter permease; its protein translation is MKTLLKVKFAWFPVWSTALLMLSMISIYLPVFGGNEQKMTNFPLIIVSEDEEFASSDLGKAMINNLTEQQDGHSIQWKIESSEKNAVQAIKENKAYGALVIPTDFSQSLSILKSDLMAEQTEGKPAEMKILINEGGGQMATSIAANVLESIASSTSSAISVNLKETMVQEGLHVSPLVTSLLDDPIQYSSSNVLGLSTNLNKGMTPFMMVLITSITGLMGAQMIQGYLGGISEGFRKKGYPISGSTLLLTEMLLGILLALLVSSILQLAVFGIFGSAHSTSIWKIFFFTLLCSITMFFLFKMIGLLFGKWGMLVMFPINILGIFASGGAIPLANLPAFHHFFSLFLPTRYMLDGMRSLLFYDGNMQSGLGTALWVISVYLVAFLAVCMIFLIRTTKKESPSKARSLDEQADPTVAL
- a CDS encoding PstS family phosphate ABC transporter substrate-binding protein, which produces MEKKSLVTPILYAIFGLFGMFFITVVILFVILLTGKIYYVALIITSAIVLYVFNVLTLFHFFKTKKRKRMFCAIAGVAILVSAISPIQHEYKNRIPTVGAEVNTYEFEPFTNSHGVSILDEQATMQLRDNLPKMDGATALYPLYASFVEATYPKNYYSPYDSEVMVNTTPDAYSNLFNGKVDMIFAAAPSEAQKKTAEQKDLDLKMTPIGREAFVFFVNQKNPIDGLAIEQIKAIYSGRVTNWKEVGGKDNAIRAFQRPADSGSQTALEHLMRTTPIMDAPLEDVATGMGGIINEVSKYKNYNNAIGYTFRFYSTEMVKNNQIKLLEIEGVAPTKETIRSGTYPITAEFYIVTAGTENPNVEKLIEWVLSPQGQGLVEKVGYVPISE
- a CDS encoding MarR family winged helix-turn-helix transcriptional regulator yields the protein MDIKNDITIDMLLDIYYEVSKKMSSQRAKALAEHLRKIDLTLNQYLILSIIEHDGACLSIHLAEKLRLKAASITYLVDSLEKRGLVKRVDNPEDRRSHYINLTDEGIKVMSFPMKDNVITQFFKKMDQDELEMFYFMLRLLNRKIT